Proteins encoded within one genomic window of Rhinolophus sinicus isolate RSC01 linkage group LG14, ASM3656204v1, whole genome shotgun sequence:
- the CRCT1 gene encoding cysteine-rich C-terminal protein 1: MSSQQSAASAKGYPKGASQGSGPAPAPVPAPVPAASSSCCGGGCCGGDSGSCCGDSGCCGGSGCCDSVSTGCCCFPRRRRRQRRSGGGCCGGGCCGGGSQRSQCSGNTQSQGCCGGC, from the coding sequence ATGTCCTCCCAGCAAAGCGCGGCCTCGGCCAAGGGCTACCCCAAGGGCGCCTCCCAGGGCTCCGGCCCCGCGCCCGCCCCGGTTCCCGCCCCGGTTCCCGCCGCCTCGTCCTCCTGCTGCGGCGGCGGCTGCTGCGGCGGCGACTCCGGTAGCTGCTGCGGGGACTCCGGCTGCTGCGGGGGCTCCGGCTGCTGCGACTCGGTGTCCACCGGCTGCTGCTGCTTCCCTAGGAGGCGCCGCCGGCAGCGCAGGAGCGGGGGCGGCTGCTGCGGGGGCGGCTGCTGCGGGGGCGGCAGTCAGAGGTCGCAGTGCTCGGGCAACACCCAGAGCCAAGGCTGCTGCGGCGGCTGCTGA
- the LOC109451568 gene encoding late cornified envelope protein 3B, producing MSCQQNQQQCQPPPKCPTPKCPTPKCPPKSPAQCLPPAPSGCAPSSGGCCGPSSGGSCGPSSGGGCCLSHHRNRRSHRCRRQSSESCDSGSGQQSGGSGCGHHGSGGCC from the coding sequence ATGTCCTGCCAGCAGAACCAGCAGCAGTGCCAGCCCCCTCCCAAGTGCCCCACCCCCAAGTGCCCCACCCCCAAGTGCCCCCCCAagagcccagcacagtgcttgccTCCAGCTCCCTCTGGCTGTGCCCCCAGTTCTGGGGGCTGCTGTGGCCCCAGCTCTGGGGGCAGTTGTGGCCCCAGCTCTGGGGGTGGCTGCTGCCTGAGCCACCACAGGAACCGCAGGTCCCACCGATGCCGGCGCCAGAGCTCCGAGTCCTGTGACAGCGGCAGTGGTCAGCAGTCCGGGGGCTCCGGCTGTGGCCACCACGGCTCTGGGGGCTGCTGCTGA
- the LOC141568676 gene encoding late cornified envelope protein 3D-like, with amino-acid sequence MFSQQNQQQCQPPPKCPTPKCPSPKCPPKSPAQCLPPAPSGCGPSSGDGCCLSHHRRHRSHRCRRQSSESCDSGSGQQSGGSGCGHHGSGGCC; translated from the coding sequence ATGTTCAGTCAGCAGAACCAGCAGCAGTGCCAGCCCCCTCCCAAGTGCCCCACCCCCAAGTGCCCCAGCCCCAAGTGCCCCCCCAagagcccagcacagtgcttgccTCCAGCCCCCTCTGGCTGTGGCCCCAGCTCCGGGGACGGCTGCTGCCTGAGCCACCACAGGCGCCACAGGTCCCACCGATGCCGGCGCCAGAGCTCCGAGTCGTGTGACAGTGGCAGCGGTCAGCAGTCTGGGGGCTCCGGCTGTGGCCACCACGGCTCTGGGGGCTGCTGCTGA